Proteins encoded together in one Triticum dicoccoides isolate Atlit2015 ecotype Zavitan chromosome 7B, WEW_v2.0, whole genome shotgun sequence window:
- the LOC119337803 gene encoding putative F-box/kelch-repeat protein At1g12870 isoform X1, with protein sequence MVALPSSPAGKFSVPQSQLEKKIESFNAKPLAPVEGAARLKVHPEAIHPACRDQLTASSLGKQIMCSRKREEDCQYHALISKGEGNIAITMPSSACNQRKKAAFSGGGSLPDEIIMEVLLRLPVKSILRFRAVCRSWAMFFSTEQFCNLHMATPKIAPPKLLFVSPTSRPGSTEVFSCSPSGPKDDLLFTLDSACGNSMQVVMPAPCHGLTLLFDAVAPAYYICNAATRAVTRLPPFRYLVRCTSTGLGFDARTRKYKVVRLIKGSRHDNESVRCEVYTHGSGYGDCWRPPTGGIPFGLCRFAGAAVNNAAFFSLPPVFANGHLHWLVQPSLFSKKPRAAVISFSLAEETFSFVGPPPFWTSEMYSSTPLSASGPEFVPFCPGTLGEHLVQMDNQPCMVRDLRYNRNGGCVLEIWKLPDRSSCAWSLNHRISLLGRVATDLRQPKVVRVIGSTGTSMSTKKILIATSMHKICDKFQKKVYTYDLNSESLETILSITVAHASLEGMNPSSRFSLFEESLALVHETVEKIKLSTTPPPNRN encoded by the exons ATGGTAGCTTTACCATCGTCTCCCGCCGGGAAATTCTCTGTTCCTCAATCCCAGCTAGAAAAAAAAATCGAGTCTTTCAACGCCAAACCCTTAGCTCCAGTTGAAGGAGCTGCGAGATTGAAGGTCCATCCGGAAGCGATTCATCCTGCTTGCCGAG ACCAACTGACTGCTTCGAGTTTGGGTAAGCAGATCATGTGTAGCAGAAAAAGAGAGGAAGATTGCCAATATCATGCGTTAATCTCAAAAGGAGAGGGGAATATTGCCATTACCATGCCATCCTCTGCTTGCAACCAGAGGAAGAAGGCTGCATTTTCCGGTGGTGGTTCGCTCCCGGATGAGATAATCATGGAGGTGCTACTGCGGCTCCCTGTCAAATCCATACTCCGCTTCCGGGCCGTCTGCCGCTCCTGGGCTATGTTCTTCTCCACTGAGCAGTTCTGCAATCTCCACATGGCGACCCCCAAGATAGCACCGCCGAAGCTACTGTTTGTCTCACCCACATCAAGACCCGGCTCCACAGAGGTGTTCTCATGCTCCCCCTCAGGCCCCAAAGATGACCTGCTGTTCACCCTTGACTCTGCCTGCGGCAACTCGATGCAGGTTGTCATGCCAGCGCCGTGCCATGGCCTCACCCTTCTGTTTGATGCTGTTGCGCCAGCTTACTACATCTGCAATGCTGCCACACGAGCAGTAACACGTCTGCCACCTTTCCGTTACTTGGTCAGGTGTACATCTACCGGGCTGGGATTTGATGCCAGGACAAGAAAGTACAAAGTGGTCAGACTGATCAAAGGGTCACGCCATGACAATGAGTCCGTAAGGTGTGAGGTATACACACATGGAAGTGGTTATGGGGATTGCTGGAGGCCGCCTACTGGAGGAATACCCTTTGGATTGTGCAGGTTTGCAGGTGCTGCTGTTAATAATGCGGCATTCTTCAGTCTACCACCTGTGTTTGCAAATGGACACCTGCACTGGTTGGTCCAGCCTTCTTTGTTCTCCAAAAAGCCAAGAGCTGCTGTGATATCATTTTCTCTTGCGGAGGAGACCTTCAGTTTTGTTGGGCCACCACCGTTCTGGACATCAGAAATGTACTCATCCACACCATTGTCAGCATCAGGTCCAGAGTTTGTCCCCTTCTGCCCCGGGACATTAGGAGAGCACCTAGTGCAGATGGATAACCAACCGTGTATGGTCCGAGACCTTCGATATAATCGTAATGGTGGTTGCGTTCTGGAGATATGGAAATTGCCGGATCGTAGCTCTTGTGCTTGGTCACTGAATCATCGCATTTCTTTGTTAGGGCGTGTGGCAACAGATTTACGTCAGCCCAAGGTTGTGAGAGTTATTGGTTCTACAGGCACTAGCATGTCAACGAAGAAGATCCTCATCGCTACTAGCATGCACAAAATCTGCGACAAGTTTCAGAAGAAGGTTTACACCTATGACCTTAATTCTGAATCTTTAGAGACCATTCTTTCAATCACCGTGGCACATGCATCGCTTGAAGGCATGAATCCAAGTTCAAGATTCAGTTTATTTGAAGAGAGCCTTGCCCTGGTGCATGAAACAGTTGAAAAGATAAAATTGTCAACTACTCCGCCTCCCAACCGAAACTAG
- the LOC119337803 gene encoding putative F-box/kelch-repeat protein At1g12870 isoform X2, translating into MCSRKREEDCQYHALISKGEGNIAITMPSSACNQRKKAAFSGGGSLPDEIIMEVLLRLPVKSILRFRAVCRSWAMFFSTEQFCNLHMATPKIAPPKLLFVSPTSRPGSTEVFSCSPSGPKDDLLFTLDSACGNSMQVVMPAPCHGLTLLFDAVAPAYYICNAATRAVTRLPPFRYLVRCTSTGLGFDARTRKYKVVRLIKGSRHDNESVRCEVYTHGSGYGDCWRPPTGGIPFGLCRFAGAAVNNAAFFSLPPVFANGHLHWLVQPSLFSKKPRAAVISFSLAEETFSFVGPPPFWTSEMYSSTPLSASGPEFVPFCPGTLGEHLVQMDNQPCMVRDLRYNRNGGCVLEIWKLPDRSSCAWSLNHRISLLGRVATDLRQPKVVRVIGSTGTSMSTKKILIATSMHKICDKFQKKVYTYDLNSESLETILSITVAHASLEGMNPSSRFSLFEESLALVHETVEKIKLSTTPPPNRN; encoded by the coding sequence ATGTGTAGCAGAAAAAGAGAGGAAGATTGCCAATATCATGCGTTAATCTCAAAAGGAGAGGGGAATATTGCCATTACCATGCCATCCTCTGCTTGCAACCAGAGGAAGAAGGCTGCATTTTCCGGTGGTGGTTCGCTCCCGGATGAGATAATCATGGAGGTGCTACTGCGGCTCCCTGTCAAATCCATACTCCGCTTCCGGGCCGTCTGCCGCTCCTGGGCTATGTTCTTCTCCACTGAGCAGTTCTGCAATCTCCACATGGCGACCCCCAAGATAGCACCGCCGAAGCTACTGTTTGTCTCACCCACATCAAGACCCGGCTCCACAGAGGTGTTCTCATGCTCCCCCTCAGGCCCCAAAGATGACCTGCTGTTCACCCTTGACTCTGCCTGCGGCAACTCGATGCAGGTTGTCATGCCAGCGCCGTGCCATGGCCTCACCCTTCTGTTTGATGCTGTTGCGCCAGCTTACTACATCTGCAATGCTGCCACACGAGCAGTAACACGTCTGCCACCTTTCCGTTACTTGGTCAGGTGTACATCTACCGGGCTGGGATTTGATGCCAGGACAAGAAAGTACAAAGTGGTCAGACTGATCAAAGGGTCACGCCATGACAATGAGTCCGTAAGGTGTGAGGTATACACACATGGAAGTGGTTATGGGGATTGCTGGAGGCCGCCTACTGGAGGAATACCCTTTGGATTGTGCAGGTTTGCAGGTGCTGCTGTTAATAATGCGGCATTCTTCAGTCTACCACCTGTGTTTGCAAATGGACACCTGCACTGGTTGGTCCAGCCTTCTTTGTTCTCCAAAAAGCCAAGAGCTGCTGTGATATCATTTTCTCTTGCGGAGGAGACCTTCAGTTTTGTTGGGCCACCACCGTTCTGGACATCAGAAATGTACTCATCCACACCATTGTCAGCATCAGGTCCAGAGTTTGTCCCCTTCTGCCCCGGGACATTAGGAGAGCACCTAGTGCAGATGGATAACCAACCGTGTATGGTCCGAGACCTTCGATATAATCGTAATGGTGGTTGCGTTCTGGAGATATGGAAATTGCCGGATCGTAGCTCTTGTGCTTGGTCACTGAATCATCGCATTTCTTTGTTAGGGCGTGTGGCAACAGATTTACGTCAGCCCAAGGTTGTGAGAGTTATTGGTTCTACAGGCACTAGCATGTCAACGAAGAAGATCCTCATCGCTACTAGCATGCACAAAATCTGCGACAAGTTTCAGAAGAAGGTTTACACCTATGACCTTAATTCTGAATCTTTAGAGACCATTCTTTCAATCACCGTGGCACATGCATCGCTTGAAGGCATGAATCCAAGTTCAAGATTCAGTTTATTTGAAGAGAGCCTTGCCCTGGTGCATGAAACAGTTGAAAAGATAAAATTGTCAACTACTCCGCCTCCCAACCGAAACTAG